The following coding sequences lie in one Halorhodospira halophila genomic window:
- a CDS encoding DUF6682 family protein — translation MLDTAALVRSVQLDLIEHPDYPAWTDEHFSDMLRAALDQLALVRPEAFQRVASVALQRGVTHHIPEDGVRLMEVTANVDQGLPGEAITRVDGATLARFDPAWRGRPEADQVDHYLWDERQPRVFHTVPAVRPGTRVQIVYIQQPPAFEVGAYPTLGQMPSHYREPLRHWMLYRAWLKDTRAGIEPKAQAHYEWFYHALGEKVPVSQRTDPRTQEPHQRA, via the coding sequence ATGCTTGATACCGCCGCCCTCGTGCGCAGCGTCCAGCTTGACCTGATCGAGCACCCCGACTACCCGGCGTGGACCGATGAGCACTTCTCCGACATGCTCCGCGCCGCCCTGGACCAGCTTGCCCTGGTGCGCCCCGAGGCGTTCCAGCGGGTGGCCTCGGTCGCCTTGCAGCGGGGCGTGACCCACCACATCCCCGAGGATGGCGTGCGGCTGATGGAGGTCACCGCGAACGTGGACCAGGGCCTTCCCGGGGAGGCGATCACGCGGGTCGATGGGGCGACCCTGGCCCGCTTCGACCCGGCCTGGCGCGGCCGCCCCGAGGCCGATCAGGTGGACCATTACCTGTGGGATGAGCGCCAGCCCCGGGTCTTTCACACCGTGCCGGCGGTGCGCCCTGGCACGCGCGTTCAGATCGTCTACATCCAGCAGCCTCCGGCCTTCGAGGTTGGCGCCTACCCGACCCTTGGGCAGATGCCCAGCCACTACCGCGAGCCGCTGCGCCACTGGATGCTCTACCGCGCCTGGCTCAAGGACACCCGAGCGGGCATCGAGCCGAAGGCCCAAGCCCACTACGAGTGGTTCTACCACGCGCTTGGCGAGAAGGTGCCTGTCTCCCAGCGCACAGACCCCCGCACCCAAGAGCCCCACCAGCGGGCATAG
- a CDS encoding DUF6682 family protein, whose amino-acid sequence MPTVTAKMILDRASSTLNDEAGVRWGSADLLTYVSDAQREIVILKPSANALNDVVALTPGTRQRLPQGGITLIDVVRNMGGDGNTPGRAVRPVRRAILDATRPDWHTEPPSAEVKHFVFDERDPKTFYVTPGQPDPAGHLEIVYSASPAEVESLESPITLDDVFQTPIYYYVMSRAHAKSSTPRPQLATLYYEQFVTAVTGRIEAQRDMHQVRAHQRVEEGIGHA is encoded by the coding sequence ATGCCGACGGTGACGGCGAAGATGATCCTCGACCGGGCTTCGAGCACGCTCAACGATGAAGCCGGCGTGCGCTGGGGGTCGGCCGACCTGCTTACCTATGTCTCCGACGCGCAGCGCGAGATCGTCATTCTCAAGCCGTCGGCCAACGCCCTCAACGACGTGGTGGCGCTGACCCCGGGCACCCGGCAGCGGTTGCCGCAGGGGGGCATCACGCTGATCGACGTGGTGCGCAACATGGGCGGTGACGGCAACACCCCCGGCCGTGCCGTGCGACCCGTGCGCCGGGCCATCCTCGACGCCACCCGCCCGGACTGGCACACGGAGCCACCGAGCGCGGAGGTCAAGCACTTCGTCTTCGATGAGCGCGACCCCAAGACGTTCTACGTCACCCCGGGGCAACCGGATCCGGCCGGCCACCTGGAGATCGTCTACTCCGCATCCCCGGCCGAGGTGGAGAGCCTGGAGAGCCCCATCACGCTCGATGACGTATTCCAGACCCCGATCTACTACTACGTCATGTCCCGGGCGCACGCCAAGTCGAGCACCCCGCGCCCGCAGCTTGCCACCCTCTACTACGAGCAGTTCGTCACGGCCGTGACCGGGCGCATCGAGGCGCAGCGGGATATGCACCAGGTCCGGGCGCATCAGCGCGTGGAGGAGGGCATCGGCCATGCTTGA